The following coding sequences lie in one Niabella agricola genomic window:
- a CDS encoding SDR family oxidoreductase: MKILVTGSNGLVGSYVVKQLLEEGHQVFASSRTPDLSAFSEHPGYRFVQLDFTDPYMLDAVFEAIKPEVVVHSGAMSKPDDCEQNQSEAYTINTAGTLQLLLNAADYKSFFIFLSTDFIFNGKQGMHREDDPADPISYYGCTKLEAEEAVKTYAYEWAIVRTVFVYGKPLYGRDCFITMIAKKLRNHEAYAVTDDQERTPTYAPDLAKGIAAIIEKKATGVFHLCGKEICSPFQMAMETADFLGIRSHQLKPVHTADLPALAQRPLKSGLDISKAQQQLDYAPLSLREGVRRTLEGTAGV; this comes from the coding sequence ATGAAAATCTTGGTAACAGGTTCCAATGGTCTGGTAGGTAGCTATGTGGTAAAACAATTACTGGAGGAGGGGCATCAGGTGTTTGCGTCTTCCAGAACGCCGGATCTTTCGGCCTTTAGCGAACATCCCGGCTACCGGTTTGTTCAGCTGGATTTTACGGACCCGTATATGCTGGATGCCGTTTTTGAAGCGATAAAGCCGGAAGTGGTGGTGCACAGCGGAGCCATGAGTAAACCAGACGATTGTGAGCAAAACCAGTCGGAAGCTTATACTATAAACACCGCAGGAACCCTGCAATTGCTGTTGAACGCCGCCGACTATAAAAGTTTTTTTATTTTCCTTTCCACCGATTTTATTTTTAACGGGAAGCAGGGTATGCACCGCGAGGATGATCCGGCAGACCCGATCAGTTATTACGGGTGTACCAAGCTGGAAGCAGAAGAAGCCGTAAAAACCTATGCGTACGAATGGGCCATTGTGCGCACGGTATTTGTTTACGGAAAGCCGCTGTATGGCCGGGATTGCTTTATTACGATGATCGCAAAAAAGCTCCGGAATCATGAGGCCTATGCTGTTACAGATGACCAGGAACGTACACCTACCTATGCGCCCGACCTGGCCAAAGGCATTGCAGCAATCATTGAGAAAAAGGCTACCGGTGTATTTCATCTTTGCGGGAAAGAAATCTGTTCCCCGTTTCAGATGGCGATGGAGACGGCAGATTTTTTGGGGATCCGTTCGCATCAGCTGAAACCCGTACACACGGCCGACCTGCCGGCGCTGGCACAACGTCCGCTAAAAAGCGGATTGGATATATCTAAGGCGCAGCAGCAACTGGACTATGCGCCATTGTCGTTGCGGGAGGGAGTACGCCGGACGCTGGAAGGCACTGCGGGCGTTTAA
- a CDS encoding sigma-70 family RNA polymerase sigma factor, with amino-acid sequence MAEQGRLVRLPQNKIGTYNKANKAYMAFEQEHEREPSTEELSELLEMSETEINNIFQSNTRHTSLDAPVHEAEDVAMGDLLEGGSDTDDDVMKDSLRNEIRRVLKSLSPREAEIVNAYFGLDGENGVTIEQIGQKYDLTKERIRQIKERAIKRLQKARYSSALKSYLG; translated from the coding sequence TTGGCCGAGCAGGGCCGGCTGGTGCGTTTACCTCAGAACAAGATCGGTACCTATAACAAGGCCAATAAGGCGTATATGGCATTTGAGCAGGAGCACGAGCGGGAACCTTCTACCGAAGAGCTTTCTGAATTGCTGGAAATGAGTGAGACCGAAATCAATAATATCTTCCAGAGCAATACCCGTCACACGTCATTAGATGCTCCGGTACACGAAGCAGAGGATGTGGCCATGGGTGATCTGCTGGAAGGAGGCTCAGATACCGATGATGATGTAATGAAGGATTCGCTGCGCAATGAGATCCGTCGTGTATTAAAATCCCTTTCTCCGAGAGAAGCTGAAATTGTTAATGCCTATTTCGGACTGGATGGTGAAAACGGTGTTACCATTGAGCAAATTGGTCAGAAATATGACCTGACCAAGGAGCGCATCCGTCAAATAAAGGAACGCGCTATTAAAAGATTACAAAAAGCACGGTATAGCAGTGCGCTGAAATCCTACCTGGGATAA
- a CDS encoding prolipoprotein diacylglyceryl transferase, giving the protein MYPNLYYVFKDFFGIEWNFLHFVNSFGFFVALAFIICSVVLAKELRRKGKEGLLGPVEEKVIVGKPASATELATNFGLGFLLGYKILGLFLTRGSMVNPQEYIFSSQGNLLAGIGLGAVFAFIKWREKNRQKLATPETRTIRVWPHDRVGEITMIAIIFGLLGAKLFDTFENWDSFLKDPSSIFSMSGLTFYGGLICAGIALWWYTRKHQIPFLHFLDVMAPVMLLAYGLGRIGCQVSGDGDWGIYNAAFKTTANGGVLPATMSDFQATVAQQAGFFAHNSTHHAFFPKPGFLSFLPDWFFAYDFPHNVNEAGVPLAGCTGKYCNHLPVPVFPTSLYEIIMGLILFGLIWAIRKRFGIPGVLFGIYLILNGLERFFIEKIRVNVKMNFLGMHITQAELISFLMIIAGVAMIVWLKRRYPEGKTVEKTS; this is encoded by the coding sequence ATGTATCCAAACCTGTATTACGTTTTTAAAGACTTTTTCGGTATTGAGTGGAACTTTCTGCATTTTGTAAATTCCTTTGGTTTTTTTGTTGCACTGGCCTTTATCATCTGCTCCGTTGTGTTAGCGAAGGAATTGCGGCGTAAAGGAAAGGAGGGACTGCTAGGGCCGGTGGAGGAAAAGGTAATAGTTGGAAAACCGGCATCGGCTACAGAACTGGCCACCAACTTCGGTCTTGGTTTTTTACTTGGATACAAGATTCTTGGGTTGTTCCTGACCAGGGGCAGCATGGTAAACCCACAGGAATATATTTTTTCATCCCAGGGCAACCTGCTGGCCGGCATCGGGCTGGGAGCCGTGTTTGCTTTTATTAAATGGCGCGAGAAGAACCGGCAGAAACTGGCTACGCCTGAAACCCGCACCATCCGGGTTTGGCCGCACGACAGGGTGGGGGAGATTACGATGATCGCCATTATCTTCGGATTGCTGGGCGCTAAATTGTTCGATACTTTTGAAAACTGGGATTCTTTTCTTAAGGATCCTTCGTCTATCTTCTCTATGTCGGGGCTTACCTTTTACGGCGGGCTTATCTGTGCCGGCATTGCGCTTTGGTGGTATACCCGCAAACACCAGATCCCATTCCTGCATTTTCTTGACGTAATGGCTCCGGTCATGCTGCTGGCCTATGGCCTGGGACGTATCGGTTGCCAGGTTTCGGGCGACGGAGACTGGGGCATTTACAACGCGGCGTTTAAAACCACTGCTAACGGAGGCGTTCTTCCAGCCACTATGAGCGATTTCCAGGCAACGGTAGCCCAGCAAGCCGGTTTTTTTGCACACAATTCCACACATCATGCATTCTTTCCCAAACCGGGTTTCCTGAGTTTCCTGCCCGATTGGTTTTTTGCCTATGATTTTCCGCACAATGTAAATGAAGCCGGGGTGCCGCTGGCCGGTTGCACCGGCAAGTACTGCAATCACCTGCCCGTTCCGGTATTTCCCACCTCGCTTTATGAAATCATCATGGGCCTGATTCTTTTCGGACTGATCTGGGCCATTCGCAAGCGTTTTGGAATACCTGGCGTGCTTTTTGGTATTTATTTGATATTAAATGGGTTGGAGCGGTTCTTTATTGAAAAGATCCGGGTGAATGTAAAAATGAACTTCCTGGGGATGCATATTACCCAGGCTGAATTGATCTCTTTTTTGATGATCATTGCAGGAGTAGCAATGATTGTATGGTTAAAACGCCGGTATCCCGAAGGAAAAACTGTTGAAAAAACGTCCTAA
- a CDS encoding BrxA/BrxB family bacilliredoxin has protein sequence MYPQEIVIPMMEELTDNGFENLSTPEAVEASLAQKGTNLLVINSVCGCSAGTARPGVLMAVANTDKKPDHLTTSFAGFDIDAVSKVREHLLPYPPSSPAIALFKDGELVHFIERHQIEGRSAQMIAQNLIAAFDEYCN, from the coding sequence ATGTATCCACAGGAAATAGTGATCCCGATGATGGAGGAATTAACCGATAATGGTTTTGAAAATCTCTCCACCCCGGAAGCGGTAGAGGCCTCATTGGCGCAAAAAGGCACCAATCTATTGGTAATTAACTCAGTATGCGGATGTTCCGCTGGTACGGCGCGTCCCGGTGTATTGATGGCGGTGGCCAATACCGATAAAAAGCCGGATCATCTTACCACCAGTTTTGCAGGATTTGATATTGATGCGGTAAGCAAAGTGCGGGAGCACCTGCTGCCTTATCCGCCGTCTTCACCTGCTATTGCCTTGTTTAAGGATGGTGAGCTCGTACATTTTATCGAGCGTCATCAGATCGAGGGCCGCTCCGCACAGATGATTGCCCAGAACCTAATCGCTGCTTTTGACGAGTACTGCAACTGA
- a CDS encoding Hsp20/alpha crystallin family protein, whose product MTNVKFNGTPFEKTLTSLVDDFITEIPAIFKAEVKNPNTRGFVPVNIKEKENEYQIEVVAPGFEKTDFKINIDQQILSISVDKSEETTATTDKNIRKEFWTRSFKRTFTVDDKVDTDKIEAKYVNGILIVTIQKKENIKTASKDIEVL is encoded by the coding sequence ATGACAAACGTAAAATTCAACGGAACTCCCTTCGAAAAAACATTGACCAGTCTGGTGGATGATTTTATAACTGAAATACCCGCCATTTTTAAGGCAGAAGTTAAAAACCCCAACACCCGCGGCTTTGTACCGGTAAATATCAAAGAAAAAGAAAACGAATACCAGATTGAAGTAGTAGCTCCCGGGTTTGAAAAAACAGATTTTAAAATCAATATTGATCAACAAATCCTTTCGATTTCTGTTGATAAAAGCGAAGAAACCACAGCCACAACAGACAAGAATATCCGCAAAGAATTCTGGACCCGGTCTTTTAAAAGAACCTTTACAGTTGATGACAAAGTGGATACAGATAAAATAGAAGCTAAATATGTTAACGGTATCTTAATAGTTACCATTCAGAAAAAGGAAAACATAAAAACAGCGTCAAAAGATATAGAAGTTCTTTAA